One window from the genome of Paenibacillus azoreducens encodes:
- a CDS encoding ubiquinol-cytochrome c reductase iron-sulfur subunit: MNNQNDHHEPSEKPPGRKEMSRRQFLAYTLGGATAFMAVGPVLPMVRFAVDPILHKKGEGEFIKVVETSKITNEPQEFSFELQQQDGWYASKATLTAWIRKDEKGKIYALSPICKHLGCTVGWNNDKNFPDEYHCPCHGARYDKLGKNLAVAPKPLDTYKIKEQDGWVYLGQVEPNTEVK; encoded by the coding sequence ATGAACAACCAAAATGACCATCATGAACCATCTGAGAAACCACCCGGGCGCAAAGAAATGTCCCGTCGACAATTTCTGGCTTATACTTTAGGTGGTGCAACCGCATTTATGGCTGTGGGCCCTGTATTGCCAATGGTGCGGTTCGCAGTTGATCCGATTCTGCATAAAAAGGGTGAAGGCGAATTCATCAAGGTCGTGGAAACGAGCAAAATTACGAACGAACCTCAGGAATTCTCTTTTGAACTTCAGCAGCAGGATGGATGGTATGCGAGCAAGGCCACATTAACGGCCTGGATTCGTAAGGATGAAAAGGGAAAAATTTATGCGCTTTCACCGATCTGTAAGCATCTTGGATGTACGGTCGGCTGGAACAACGATAAAAATTTCCCGGACGAGTACCACTGCCCATGTCACGGCGCGCGTTACGACAAACTCGGCAAGAACTTGGCTGTAGCCCCTAAACCGCTCGATACGTATAAAATAAAGGAACAAGACGGTTGGGTGTATTTGGGACAGGTTGAGCCAAATACTGAAGTGAAATAG